In Brettanomyces nanus chromosome 3, complete sequence, a single genomic region encodes these proteins:
- a CDS encoding uncharacterized protein (EggNog:ENOG41): MLDKSKRERVHTPGFVFPDIEDSSLSSPSPTWLANFDPPLDIPLAVQEMDSAIRKISTHVTPNQPVKHLKIIIHCSPYNRCIQTAELLLNHILKLPQFNPTNCKVTRRLRIDQALSEWLSENFNLNYLPPNDDGYSMINNINTYLNTPVPADSDPHSPLDGTTKQQMLKIKDPVWSYNQLGHCGDYGEPPLDFKSRCFDYLTSLLQYYYRSQSYEADKETVVFVISHGSVISTLLQMLLNRPVFNEIPLCTPVYFKQSDRKRTVFSLMDYNFNLNKILTFSSDVELFRLLRTPIDMSMINFEDSSNELAIGTMDYTTIIQSPPQHGRSRSRSSSRSKSSERKRRSNTISLGQPINSGDQLNESEKASLRQTRSSKQLHLMNRSEDSRLIDMDKLASYFENFSDSSGSGSEDDFEDVDNEAWDNHSSEVSSIAPAPTPRIPSLSSLNTLMHTNSAANSIKDMLIDPSASSKKRSSLASAFLQELFGKESNNDANSEDSGSIKSIGMSTSCSSHHHHTYHQNDNNSVTDTLRSFNSSFFLGDEGITDSEGESDSEETKFEEGVLSFNARKFASDDTHSDKVPMIDGTFSKVPFNSNGDEDEESNEKKLSVFPGTITPNKSQITLIPSLASPNDNDESGKPDDILVISKQVDANDSLKEILFGTESSNEEDNGWFGFNTGSPET; encoded by the exons ATGTTGG ATAAATCTAAGCGTGAAAGGGTACATACTCCGGGCTTTGTTTTCCCCGATATAGAAGACTCTTCTCTATCCTCTCCCTCTCCTACATGGCTAGCCAATTTCGATCCTCCCTTGGATATTCCTTTGGCTGTTCAAGAGATGGACTCTGCCATTCGTAAGATTTCCACTCATGTTACCCCAAATCAGCCTGTTAAACATCTCAAGATTATTATACACTGTTCCCCTTATAATCGCTGCATCCAGACTGCCGAGTTGTTGCTAAACCATATACTCAAATTACCTCAATTTAACCCTACAAATTGCAAGGTTACCAGAAGGTTACGCATAGATCAGGCATTGTCTGAGTGGTTAAGTGAAAACTTTAACCTAAACTACTTACCTCCCAATGATGATGGCTATTCTATGATTAACAACATCAACACATATTTAAACACTCCAGTTCCTGCTGATTCCGACCCTCATTCTCCTCTGGACGGTACGACTAAACAGCAAATGctcaaaatcaaagatCCTGTTTGGAGTTACAATCAACTAGGCCACTGTGGAGATTATGGTGAACCTCCTCTGGATTTTAAAAGCCGTTGCTTCGACTATCTGACGTCGCTATTACAATATTACTATCGTTCTCAGTCTTATGAAGCCGATAAAGAGACTGTTGTGTTTGTCATTTCTCACGGTTCAGTTATCTCCACCCTATTGCAGATGCTCCTCAATAGACCTGTGTTCAATGAGATTCCTCTCTGTACTCCTGTCTATTTCAAACAGTCAGACCGCAAGCGTACCGTATTCAGCCTTATGGACTACAACTTCAATTTGAACAAAATTCTAACTTTCTCTTCCGATGTGGAGTTGTTTAGGTTACTTCGTACTCCTATAGATATGAGTATGATCAACTTTGAGGATTCATCCAACGAATTGGCTATTGGAACTATGGATTATACCACTATCATTCAAAGCCCCCCTCAACATGGtcgttctcgttctcgttcttcttctcgatCGAAGAGCTCTGAACGAAAACGCAGAAGTAACACCATTAGTTTAGGCCAGCCTATCAATTCTGGTGATCAACTTAATGAGTCGGAAAAGGCCTCTTTGAGGCAGACAAGGTCTTCCAAACAGTTACATTTGATGAACAGAAGTGAAGATAGCCGTCTGATTGATATGGATAAACTTGCAAGCTACTTTGAGAACTTTTCGGATTCTTCCGGTTCCGGATCTGAAGAcgactttgaagatgtcGACAATGAAGCATGGGATAATCATAGCTCTGAAGTATCATCCATTGCCCCAGCTCCTACTCCTCGTATCCCATCTCTTTCAAGCTTGAATACCTTGATGCACACTAACAGCGCTGCTAATTCCATCAAGGATATGCTGATAGATCCATCTGCCTCCAGCAAGAAACGATCATCTCTTGCCTCAGCTTTTTTACAGGAGTTATTTGGTAAGGAGAGTAACAATGATGCCAATTCCGAAGATAGCGGTAGTATCAAAAGCATTGGAATGAGTACCAGCTGCAGtagtcatcatcatcatacGTATCACCAAAACGACAATAATAGCGTAACTGATACGCTTAGATCGTTCAATAGTTCATTCTTTTTAGGCGATGAAGGAATTACCGATTCAGAGGGCGAAAGTGACTCTGAAGAAACTAAATTCGAGGAAGGAGTACTATCATTCAATGCTAGGAAGTTTGCTTCGGACGATACTCATAGTGATAAAGTTCCCATGATAGACGGAACGTTTTCTAAAGTTCCATTTAACTCAAAcggagatgaagatgaagaaagcaatgagaagaaattgagtGTATTTCCAGGTACGATCACTCCTAACAAGAGTCAAATAACGCTTATTCCTTCCCTTGCTAGTCCCAACGATAATGATGAATCCGGGAAACCAGATGACATCTTAGTGATTTCTAAACAAGTCGATGCAAACGATTCCCTCAAAGAGATTCTTTTCGGGACTGAAAGCtccaatgaagaagataacGGTTGGTTTGGATTTAATACTGGATCGCCTGAAACTTAG
- the GTR2 gene encoding GTP-binding protein gtr2 (BUSCO:EOG0934309W), with product MDYIDSPAQSRATILLMGLRRSGKSSICKVVFHNVRPLDTLYLESTTKPTTESFKSLIDLAVVELPGQLNLFEPSLYDSEKLFSSIGALVYVIDSQDEYLSALQNLAVIIKYAVSINPRIHIEVLIHKIDGLSEDFRLDTQRDIMQRVGDDLLDYGLEGVQISFYLTSIFDHSIYEAFSRIVQKLIYELPALENMLDLLMQYSNFDKVFLFDINSKIYVATDSSPVDIQTYEVCAEFIDVTIDLDGLYQISHKQKSNQIMASETSGSNTNMDLFSATEPTKCISKLQNGVTLYLHQMIRGLALVGVNRLEDGDDATSISVIDHNVAIFKKSLEKMWERSKLS from the exons ATGGACTACATAGATTCTCCGGCTCAAAGTAGAGCCACCATTTTGTTAATGGGATTACGAAG ATCCGGAAAGTCATCCATCTGCAAAGTTGTTTTCCACAACGTGCGACCTTTGGATACCCTTTACTTAGAAAGCACAACTAAACCAACTACGGAGAGTTTCAAATCTTTGATAGATTTGGCTGTAGTGGAACTTCCAGGTCAGTTAAACCTCTTCGAGCCATCTCTATACGACTCGGAAAAGTTGTTCTCCTCGATTGGAGCTCTCGTTTATGTCATCGACTCACAGGATGAATATTTAAGTGCCCTTCAGAACTTAGCGGTTATAATTAAGTATGCTGTCAGTATAAATCCCAGAATTCATATCGAAGTCCTCATACATAAGATAGATGGACTATCGGAAGATTTCCGTTTGGACACTCAGCGTGATATCATGCAAAGAGTGGGAGACGATCTTTTGGATTATGGCTTGGAAGGTGTGCAGATTTCATTCTATTTAACCTCGATCTTTGATCATTCTATCTATGAGGCTTTTTCCAGAATCGTCCAGAAGTTAATCTACGAGTTGCCAGCGTTGGAGAACATGCTTGACTTGTTGATGCAGTATAGTAATTTCGACAAGGTGTTCTTATTCGACATAAATTCCAAGATCTATGTTGCTACTGACTCTTCTCCTGTTGATATTCAAACTTACGAAGTTTGTGCAGAGTTTATTGATGTGACCATCGATTTGGATGGCTTATATCAGATTTCACATAAACAAAAATCCAACCAGATAATGGCTTCCGAGACTAGTGGCTCCAATACTAATATGGATTTGTTCTCTGCAACCGAGCCTACAAAGTGTATTTCTAAGTTACAAAACGGTGTCACTTTGTATCTCCATCAGATGATTCGTGGGTTGGCATTGGTAGGTGTTAACAGACTCGAGGACGGAGACGATGCAACGTCTATATCCGTAATTGATCACAATGTAGCCATCTTTAAGAAAAGTTTAGAAAAAATGTGGGAGAGATCCAAACTGAGTTAA
- a CDS encoding uncharacterized protein (EggNog:ENOG41): protein MRVLSAQALAALQEFQDEEKIRLEKFASMYKSAEDNFSERNKDKKAADPIVSPGDNGCSTGLTIDDFKEDWQLSQFWYSDKTANILADALLDGADEDTVICIVSAPSVYAIIRARDPKTLPTHNIYLFEFDRRFELLAGKDHFGFYDYKEPLQFRDDLKGKVNRLLIDPPFLEPECQQKSSETAFALLSKDKTGKTETGDIKYKLISCTGERMKDNVKKNYPETHITSFYPEHKNGLSNEFRCFASFECKQWKFEN from the exons ATGAG AGTACTCTCCGCACAGGCACTAGCTGCATTAcaagaatttcaagatgaagagaagattcgACTAGAGAAGTTTGCCAGTATGTACAAAAGTGCAGAGGACAACTTTTCTGAGagaaataaagataaaaaagCGGCTGACCCGATTGTCAGTCCTGGAGATAATGGCTGCTCTACTGGCCTCACCATTGATGATTTTAAAGAGGATTGGCAACTTTCACAATTTTGGTATTCAGACAAAACAGCCAATATTTTGGCGGACGCTTTACTTGATGgagcagatgaagatactGTAATCTGTATAGTGAGTGCACCATCAGTATATGCTATAATCAGAGCTCGAGACCCAAAGACCCTTCCTACGCACAATATTTACCTCTTTGAGTTCGACAGACGATTTGAATTGCTGGCAGGAAAAGATCATTTTGGATTCTACGATTACAAAGAGCCACTTCAATTCAGGGACGATTTGAAAGGTAAGGTGAACCGACTTTTAATCGACCCAccatttcttgaacctGAGTGCCAACAGAAATCGTCCGAGACGGCGTTTGCCCTATTGAGCAAGGACAAGACAGGAAAGACCGAAACAGGAGACATCAAATACAAGTTGATCTCTTGTACtggagaaagaatgaaggaTAATGTAAAGAAAAACTATCCAGAAACTCATATAACTTCATTTTACCCAGAACATAAGAACGGACTTAGCAACGAGTTCAGATGCTTTGCTTCATTCGAATGTAAGCAGTGGAAATTTGAGAACTAA
- a CDS encoding uncharacterized protein (CAZy:GH18), which yields MNIIFRLISVTLLLSFFASAREISETPSLDEQPGYVTGVYYTEWSYFLNHTPSDLPLSFITNIYYAFLKIDEETLDLHFADNDLAVKNPLPFHTDKIGAFVSDQYFHSSISDDWVSKYMQNVSQLIQKSTISPINSIGLLGQLSQIKNLNPNVKISLSIGGAETAQVFKKVIKHRQNMVRFVDNIVSYTQKYGFDGIDIDWEYPDAASTDRLTDLMRLFREKLDSLPSTSTCGKYILTLALPSHLEMLNNYDMEDLPQYVTYFNLMGYDMSGIWSKKAEFQSQLFRDPNIDSDSCINDTIQYLLNEKHVNPRKIVLGMPAYGRTFNTGKIYGNADACAELDGITQDEEECIVPYNKLPPLGYTEIFDKRTGAAYASNGKDGVIVYDNMDSAKLKAQYVRGNKLAGGVWWDSSGDTTTSNGSKSLLLSFLEELGGLINLKRSLCMVNSNLYYGKFENQTFDSSARSPSSSVSYATINEFKLWLLVLEFIVISGVVFL from the coding sequence atgAATATCATCTTTCGTTTGATTTCAGTCactttgcttctttctttcttcgcTTCTGCTCGTGAAATCTCCGAGACTCCTTCTCTTGATGAACAACCCGGTTACGTTACGGGTGTCTACTACACAGAGTGGAGTTACTTTTTAAATCATACACCATCTgatcttcctctttcgtTCATCACTAATATTTACTATgctttcttgaagatagatgaagaaacacTTGACCTTCATTTTGCTGACAATGACTTGGCTGTCAAGAATCCTCTTCCGTTTCATACAGATAAAATTGGAGCCTTTGTTAGTGATCAATACTTTCACTCCTCAATTTCTGACGATTGGGTCAGTAAATACATGCAAAATGTTAGTCAATTGATTCAAAAATCCACTATTTCTCCTATCAATTCCATCGGATTGTTGGGTCAACTATCGCAaatcaagaacttgaatcCAAATGTGAagatctctctttctatTGGAGGAGCAGAAACAGCACAAGTGTTTAAAAAGGTAATCAAACATCGGCAGAATATGGTTAGATTTGTTGATAATATTGTTTCCTACACTCAAAAATATGGGTTTGATGGCATTGATATCGACTGGGAATATCCAGATGCTGCTTCTACTGATAGGCTCACTGACTTAATGAGGCTGTTCAGAGAGAAATTGGACTCTTTACCATCCACATCTACCTGTGGCAAATACATTCTTACCTTAGCATTACCTTCCCATCTTGAAATGTTAAACAACTATGATATGGAAGATTTACCTCAATATGTTACATACTTTAACCTTATGGGTTACGATATGAGTGGGATCTGGTCCAAGAAGGCCGAATTTCAATCCCAACTTTTCAGGGATCCAAACATTGATTCAGATAGTTGCATTAATGATACTATTCAGTATCTCTTGAATGAAAAGCATGTTAACCCAAGGAAAATAGTTCTTGGTATGCCTGCATACGGTCGAACCTTCAACACCGGTAAGATCTACGGAAATGCAGATGCTTGTGCCGAATTGGATGGCATTACGCAGGATGAGGAAGAGTGCATAGTTCCCTACAATAAATTACCCCCATTGGGATATACTGAAATCTTTGACAAAAGAACAGGAGCCGCCTATGCTTCCAATGGCAAGGATGGGGTGATAGTGTACGATAATATGGATTCTGCTAAATTAAAAGCGCAGTACGTTAGAGGAAACAAACTTGCGGGAGGGGTATGGTGGGACTCCAGTGGAGATACTACTACCTCCAACGGATCCAAGTCTTTATTATTGTCGTTTTTGGAGGAATTGGGAGGATTGATAAATCTAAAGAGATCATTATGCATGGTTAATTCAAATTTGTACTACGGCAAGTTTGAGAACCAGACATTTGATTCAAGCGCCCgatctccttcatcatctgtcAGCTATGCTACCATTAATGAGTTTAAATTATGGTTGCTGGTGTTAGAATTTATAGTCATTTCAGGAGTTGTATTTTTGTAA
- the GAL10 gene encoding UDP-glucose-4-epimerase (BUSCO:EOG09340W9W): MSYILVTGGAGYIGSHTVIELINHGYKVVIVDNLVNSSYDSVSRVEYIVKQKIPFYKIDLRDSDGLSKVFDDYPISAVIHFAALKAVGESTTIPLKYFENNVGCTISLLNVMKYHNVKTVVFSSSATVYGDATRFENMIPIPEECPTGPTNPYGHTKLTIETILKDLHASDPQWRAAILRYFNPIGAHPSGLIGEDPLGIPNNLLPFLAQVAVGRRAKLSIFGDDYESHDGTPIRDYIHVVDLAKGHIAALNYLSSLKPSQGLYREWNLGTGKGSTVFDVYHAFCRAVGHDLPYEVVGRRDGDVLNLTSKPNRANKELQWMAHLTIDDACRDLWNWTTKNPLGFHVKNYSVNEDAYGEDRVHTVEYPGFKVSIANYGATIIDIEVNGKPVVCKFDNLRDYHLPSNPCFGATIGRYANRIGGAQFTIGGKQYDVEKNEGANCLHGGSHGFNTQYFYGPIATHSEEDDSTTLKFVSFDKDGHAGFPGDLITTVAFKVQPKSLEFEFESSLSPKSSVDATVVNLTNHSYFNLCGEGTINETELLLASNNFLEVDSALLPTRSIKKWTRPDVSKPFTVGTAVFDNCFVLSDYSSKLDTRKERMVDVVHASHPGSKVKLTVSTTEPSFQLYTGDGVDTKGFFHRAGFAVEPCRFVNAARVDDWKKQVVLKKGEVYGSRIRYTFE; this comes from the coding sequence ATGTCCTATATCCTTGTCACCGGCGGTGCCGGTTATATCGGTTCTCATACCGTCATTGAGCTCATTAACCATGGCTATAAAGTTGTTATAGTCGATAATTTGGTTAATTCTTCATACGACTCAGTTTCACGAGTCGAGTACATtgtgaagcagaaaattCCCTTCTACAAGATTGATCTCAGAGACTCTGATGGCTTGTCCAAAGTGTTTGATGACTATCCTATTTCTGCGGTTATCCATTTCGCAGCTCTTAAGGCAGTGGGTGAATCTACTACCATCCCTCTAAAGTACTTTGAGAACAATGTAGGGTGCACCATTTCTCTCTTGAACGTTATGAAGTACCATAATGTCAAGACGGTTGTCTTTTCATCCTCTGCCACCGTCTATGGTGATGCTACCAGGTTCGAGAATATGATTCCTATTCCTGAAGAGTGTCCAACTGGTCCTACGAATCCTTACGGTCATACTAAGTTGACCATAGAAACCatcttgaaggatttgCATGCCAGTGACCCTCAATGGAGAGCAGCCATTCTCAGATACTTCAACCCTATTGGAGCACATCCTTCCGGATTAATCGGTGAGGATCCTTTGGGTATTCCAAACAACTTGTTGCCATTCTTGGCCCAAGTGGCCgttggaagaagagccaAGCTCAGTATATTTGGCGACGACTATGAATCTCACGATGGTACTCCTATCAGAGACTATATCCACGTTGTCGATTTGGCCAAGGGTCATATCGCTGCTTTAAATTATCTAAGCAGCTTGAAGCCTTCTCAGGGTCTTTACAGAGAGTGGAATCTCGGTACAGGTAAAGGTTCAACTGTATTTGATGTCTACCATGCCTTCTGTCGCGCTGTTGGACATGACCTTCCTTATGAAGTCGTCGGACGTCGTGATGGTGACGTTCTTAACTTGACATCGAAACCAAACAGAGCTAATAAGGAGTTGCAATGGATGGCACATCTTACTATTGATGATGCCTGCAGAGATTTATGGAATTGGACTACAAAGAATCCACTTGGATTCCATGTCAAGAACTATTCTGTTAATGAAGATGCTTATGGTGAGGATAGAGTCCATACTGTAGAATATCCCGGCTTTAAAGTTTCTATTGCCAACTACGGTGCCACCATAATCGATATAGAGGTTAATGGAAAACCCGTTGTCTGTAAGTTCGACAACTTGAGAGACTATCACTTGCCTTCGAATCCATGCTTTGGAGCTACTATCGGTAGATATGCTAACAGAATTGGAGGCGCTCAGTTCACCATCGGCGGTAAACAGTACgatgttgagaagaatgaGGGAGCCAATTGTTTGCATGGAGGTTCGCATGGATTCAATACCCAATATTTCTATGGACCTATTGCTACTCATAGCGAGGAAGACGATTCAACTACTCTGAAGTTTGTCAGCTTCGACAAGGATGGTCATGCTGGTTTCCCTGGTGATTTGATTACTACTGTGGCCTTTAAAGTTCAACCTAaatctcttgaatttgagTTCGAGAGTAGTCTTTCGCCAAAGTCTTCAGTTGATGCTACTGTGGTTAATTTAACCAATCATTCCTACTTTAACTTGTGTGGTGAGGGTACCATCAACGAAACCGAACTTTTGTTGGCCTCCAATAACTTCCTTGAAGTAGACAGTGCACTTCTTCCAACACGTTCCATCAAGAAATGGACCAGGCCGGATGTCTCTAAGCCTTTCACTGTCGGAACTGCTGTGTTCGATAATTGTTTCGTTCTCAGTGACTATTCTTCCAAGTTGGACACTCGTAAGGAGCGTATGGTTGATGTTGTTCATGCTTCTCATCCGGGTTCTAAAGTGAAGCTCACCGTTTCCACTACAGAGCCATCCTTCCAGCTCTATACTGGTGATGGTGTTGATACTAAAGGCTTCTTCCACAGGGCTGGTTTCGCAGTGGAGCCTTGTAGATTTGTCAATGCTGCAAGAGTAGATGACTGGAAAAAGCAAGTGGTTCTTAAGAAGGGCGAAGTCTATGGCTCTAGAATTAGATATACCTTTGAATGA